In the genome of Ananas comosus cultivar F153 unplaced genomic scaffold, ASM154086v1, whole genome shotgun sequence, the window AACATCATATAGCTAAAGTATATCAGAAAGATGTATAATAAGAATGTCTTCATAGAGTGTTATGATAGACGAGAACAGTTAATATTAACAAGGTAGAATAGACTTGTGTCCACTAATCAGATTTGACAACACCATACTCATCAAAAATATCTTGAATTTTCTCCATCATTCGGGTGTGCAAATTCACATATCAAATTTCTGTGCAGAGTTAAAGAATTAAAAGGATTGCCACTCTTATCTTACATACCTTCTCAATCTTCAATTTCTCCGAGTTTTATCCATTTATATGAACCCTCGGGGATGGCATCAACTTACCGGCTAACAAAATAGCACAAGCTCATCTTTCGGTTGTATTGGTCTCCTATTTAGGTTGCTAAAGCCCCTATTCTAAAGGCCCTGATATATAAGGGTCCACCCACTTTTTCAGACGTTCCTCAGTTACTTCAATGCACACATCTCAAATCAACCGACTAAACTTTGCTcaacaactatatgcatcacTATTGCCTCCACGTTTTCGTTTCTAACCTTTTCCAAGTCCCTGCTCTTTCTGAATTAGTTCATTTGTAGATATACAGAGCTGGAAGTACAGCTTGCAATTTGATTTACACTGATGAGGATAGCCTTTATCTTGAACAACAAAATCTGAGAGAATAGCTGCACATAAAACCTTATAGATTCTGTTTGAAAATTCAACACATGATATGCTACAATGATTCGGAGTATATACTATGCAGAGCTAAGTAGCAAAATAGATGTGGACAACATTGTTTGGTAAGGAAAGTTTTTCCTCTCATTATATTCTAAAAAGAATGGATAATGTCAAAAACTTAAAATACAAAATGCAAGCAGCTGCATTTACCCAAAGCTGCCACCAATCACTCTGATACACAGGAAAAATTACAATCACAAGAAAAAGAGCAAGGTACAAGCTAAGAACATTACTTGAGATAATCAATGGCACACATGTGCAAacaaatgcttgattgaattcgTCCAAAGGTACAAATAAAGCTTCCTCCCACACGATAATACTATCTTATGCAGCAACAGCTGGATCCTGTGTTAACAACAACAATATCAGAATAGGATTAAGAACATAGCACTATGctgtttcaaaataatattaaacatAGGGAGAGTCCTGGCACGACTTAGAGAAGTAATGGTCACacagtgtttggttggaggaaTTTTATCACAGGAATAGGATAAACTTTGTAGATCAAGTTGTTATCCTCATTGCATTTAAAGGGATTGCCTAGGATAATTGGTTACATATGAGAACGGTAGGCTTGTAATATTTCCACTCAACTCGTGGAGTTGCTACTCCAGAAATATGGCTGCCCATGGAAATAGTTCCCGATTCTAGATTAAAATCCCACAAATGCCAACTGTATTTGGGGGGATACTATGGTTGAATACTGAGGACATTTACAGTTAGTTCTACTCTGAACATAAAAACTACAAATAGGAAAGCAACCATGAAATAATATCAAGAAGAAATAGTTGTAGATACTAATTCGTTTTGGCTTCTCTTATGAGGAAGACATAATGCCAAGTGCTCCAATTGTGACAACCGTCTAATATTTGTAGAAAAGATCCATACTAAAAGACAATGGCATAAGAGATAAGCTTATTTGCTATTCACATATTCCTTTCTTATTAAACCTCAAGGAGTTCAAAGAAGAAATCTATTGTCTACAGAATTTTGGATCCTACAGTTCCATAAGTGATAAACATGGCTAAATAATCAGATGACAGGTTCAGTCAACTTTTGCCCAGCCAGacaatatttaaaatgatttgaagttaatgaaaatagaagataaaataaaaggaaactACAACGCaagaagttgaaaaaataaatgcaaacttttaaaaagtacACGCCAATTGTTATCTTTCCGGGGGGGAGAATACAAAAATTTGGAGACATACAAATTAAGAATGTAAATCTCTGCAAACTTGCATCATTTAGATTGATGCATTAGCTAGAAATAGTATACTGTATATAGGCTAATAGAATCATTAGCAATTCAACTATAGCATTTACATCTTATGTAAGCCACTGCCTCCTCACAATAAGAAGACCATGTACTCTGAAAAATTCCTGGTACATAAAACTTCTCCTCCATAGACTAGAAATCTTTTTATGCTTGAAGAATTGCTAATTACTATATGCTCGAAGAGGAAAACATTTCTAATGTGTTGTATGGCCATGCAACACTAGGTTTTAGAATATCAAATGGATGTCACTACattacaaataaaagaaaaacaatctTAATAGTCAGCTTACCTTTGCTGTTAGATTGGACACTGCCAATTGAAACTTCTCTCTTGTTTTTGTGCTTGCAGCATGGCTAGCCTTTGCCACTTTGCGAAAAGTTCCATTAAGCCAAGTAGTTCCAGCAGTTACATACCTATAACCAATAAAAACCAACTCCATTATTCATCACACGATTCATGTGAAGAGGCTGGAAACTCTGTGCAATTATGTTTATAGAGCTAGCAGCAAAAGATTGCAAGTCAAATCCATGGGTTATAACTATTCGGCAATGTCAGCATCACTGCCATTCTTGTTGATATAGCATGAAGCTCATACACGAATTTCAACATGACAATGTGAATAAAGCATCATTATAAAGTGGTTTGATCAAAGTGGCAAAGCAATCAATAAGACTTGGATCAGCAAACAGTTGGCTACTCATACGATGCTTCAGCACAAAATAATTCACATCAGCAGTACTTGTGGTGTGACAAGGCGGAAAATGATGAGCGCTGACAAGCTATCAGCGTTCTCTATATCACTATACATATAGATAATATTGAAGAGCTCCCTTCAACATTTTGGTAGCTTCTAGTTTCTTTGCAGCATGCTTTCCAATTTTGAGCAAATGGATGTGGCAATAGAATCTGTTACTTTAATAGCACAACTTCAATTCACAGCTACAGTGTACCAGCACCATAGGTTCCTTAACATAATTTGTAACTCAAAGAATAGAAGACATAAGACTGACAGTTTATTGGATAATAACAATACTACagcattttcatattttatctaAGCGATGAAAGAAAATGCTTGAGAAAGTAGATATGTTCAATGTTCCAACTCCCAAGTTTTATTTCCACTGTTTTGTAGTCCACTAGGATGGTCTCAAAAATACGGGGTGTTAAATATGGATAAGAAAAAACCTGTTAGTTTTCACAGCAGTGCCTGTGTCATTTAGCTTGCGCTCTGCTACTGTTATGGCAACGATCGTTTTGTCAGAAACATGTAACCTTTGATCCACAGATTTCACTTTCTCATTAACGACTGATATTCCAACAGAGATTTTCTCTGAAAGGCCAACCCTCCTATCGAAAGATGTAACCTTTGCTGATGCACTAGCCGTCCATCGATGCTTCTCGTCAAATGCTTTGGCTCTATTCACAGCGTCTTGTCCAATTGCTGAACCCCTTGCTAGCATGCTTGTCACGACATCATGGGCTTTACTGACATAAATCCGGCCACCGCTGGGACTCGTCTCAACCTACACGGTGAAATAGAAGCATGCATTTCAGGACCGAAGCTAGTCAATCAGAATGATAGATACATAGAAGATTTCAGGGTTTGAGAAAAGCTTATACTGGAGATTAAAGACACCTCAACAGTCGGTACAAAATTTCCGGTAGAAGTTGAGCTCGTCACCTCATTTACCATAGAACGCTGGATGATGTACAACAAGTTACAGAAATAAGTGATGAAACCAAGCCAAATCAAATGCAAATTGGTTGgtcccaaatatatatatatatatatataaaacttacccCCTCAACGATAGGGATATAAATGTAATTCTCGGCAGGAGTTATGGTCACTATCCGGTCAACAATTGTAGCTCCCTGCACAAGGCAGAACAACCAAACCTCTCGCAAATATTCAAATGGTTTATTTATGAAGTAGAGTATTCTTGCTTTACGCGTGAATGGGAATAGATTCTACATACTAAATAGGACGAAATGCTTGTCTAGCCTCAAGTAGTAACTTTTTCTGCTGTTTAAATAGCAGAAACACCAGAACACGGAGGCAGTAGTCTGGATTGGAAAAGGTTTGCCTCTATGTAATCCAATGCTTAAACAAAAGCACACCATAATCTATTTAACAAGCGGATTTATTTACCTTAACTAATGCGGCAAACTGCTGAACCAACAGCTTTTCCAATCTCGACACAATAAACGAGCATTTCTTTACCCTACATATGTCGGTATTACAATTCAATAATGTGCTCCCGCAATGATTGTGTCTTGCGAGCTAAGGTCATTTACCAATAAGCAAGTTTGATTCCATAAAATTCTCAAGTAAACACTATAGAATGATTGGGAACCCAAAAAGTCTGAAGAGAGAGCATACCGACAGCAGCAATGCGATCTCAAGTGCTTTCGGATCTCTAAATGTAACATAAGCAGTCCTCCCATTTCCCACATCACCACTGGCCCCAACAAACACAGCAAATGTTAGAAAGGATACTGAAACCCTAAAACTAAGCTTAATTTAAAACCTGACGAATAGTGCACATGCAAACAAACAATGAATAACAACGAACACTAGAAGCTACATTGATTAAAAGAAGGAGGAGGGAAAAACacaaaaaggaaataaagaaagaaagaaagaaaaaagggaaaaatccCTGATTTGATTGAAATCTGATACAAGAGATACTTGCCTTTGGATCTCAACATACTCGATGtcgccggagaaggagaagaactcTCGAATCTCCCTCTCCCCGGCCAGATCTGAGATGTTCCCCACTCGAACCGTTCTTAGCTACCAAGCGAaaatccaaaaacaaaaaaaacaacaaatggTATGAAATTTccacaaaatttaattaatcaattgaGGTTGTCACAAATTTAGATAGGAAAACAAAATTTAGGAGCTTCGATTACCTCCATATAGAGAATCAAAAAGCAGGGGGGAAGCACAAATAAAcaaaagtagttttttttttcaggtgtTGGATTTCAATCGCCGTCACTCTCGGTCTCGGCTGCTCCGCAGCGCGTTTTATTTGGCGGAAAACTAAAGCTCGaagaaaatctaataaaatagtACACCCATCGAATTAATTACTAGTATTATTAAATGGCGAAACTACCCTTGCGTTTCTTTTCGCCAGCAAAGGGGACATGGTGTCATATGTAGAGTTAGCTAGGGGTAGCTGGAGAATGGGAACGAACGGAAAAGAAAGATTCGACCCGTGCTCCAGAGGGCGACCTCACTTATTAGTATTACCTGAAAAGTCGGGCCCACGCCACTCCCCTTCCCTACTTAAAATTACCGCAGTACCCTTTCTCTGGTTGGGCAGTGCGGTCCGTGCGGATAAAGGGAGGGCGTACCCGACCCTTTGATTCAAATCTAAGGGTGATGATTAGGCGGCCACATGGGTGGGACCCGCAGATGGACCTGTCTCCAGCTCAGTCAAAGAATGTATGCACTGATACACATTCATTCCATTCTCTCTGCGCATGTGGCCGGTGCAACGGCTCTGCCTTCTCTTTTGGTTTGGCCTCTAATTTCCAAACTGGAAACGAAACAAATAAAGGAGAATTAAGCTAGTTCTCACATGGATTGTGATGGTAGGAAAATTCAGCTAGAACTCTTCATGTGATTAGCAACCACATGGTCATCGTGATGTTAGGAAAATTATGTTGGAACTCTTCCTATAACTAGCAAACCACAATGCTTATCTCTCGAAGCGGACCTTCTCTGTATGTATTAATTGatacaatttgattatatttttactttgcccCACACGATTATTTGGAAAATCTCTTAAATTGCCACATGATTTTTTTTCGCCAAAAtgttaaaatatcaaatttggtGATAATATAAAGTAGATTAGCGGGGAGttcggctgctatactatcgatagcacaaagcactttgtgctatcaagttttctaccattagattaaccaatttgattatttttactcgttagattatattattcaaccaatcacccactcaatcctagagggcccacatcattttaaccgcacatcttttaattcaatagtaaaaattttaataacacCAAATTATTGgagctattaataatattccggCCTAGTTCGATTGGCAGGTTGCATTTTGTCCTGTATCCGGTCAACATATTGGACCAACCTGGGCTGCGGTagccatttttttcttttttactaatgGGAGATAAACGCAAACCACGTACTATTGTATTTCGTTCGATTGGGCCTTCTGAGCCCAATAGGCCTTTTTGAGCCCATTTGCATCTCCACTGTAGGCTTTGGATGGATCTCTCCGTCCCAACTCCCAAGTCCCAACTCACTCGTAAAACAAGCGTGGCAGAAGTAGAACCCCCGAGACAccctcgtcgtcctcgtcgtctTCGCATTTTCCCTCCGAGCGCCACTCCTCTTCCCGGGGCGACGCGTTCCCGGCGATGATCCCCGTAGAAGGATGCATATCCCCGGGTCAGGGCTAGGGTTTCTCCTGAGACTCCACAggtccgcggcggcgccgccgctggATCGCAAGCACGGAGCTCTCGCTTCCCTCTTTGGGAGCTTTATCTCCTCCTCCAATGGCCGTGGACAAATTTGTGGTCGGTTCCGGTCTGCGGAGCGCCGAGGGTTCTGCGGATACGCTCTCGAGCAGTTCTCTGATGACGAGTACGAGTGCGAGTACGAGACGCACAAGGTGCGGAACTGTTGGTGCTGTGATAACTGTATTTTGCTTTTACTATTTAGTGGTCTAAATAGCTTTATTCTATTAAATATGGGTGAAACTTTGAATCTTTAGTTATGGAGTTCCTTTAGATTAGTCTGGTGCATTGTTTATCTCGGactgttttgaaatttttatcgATATTAGAAATTTATCTGTACTTGTGCTTGCATTGTTCTGGTGTTTTTGTTTCCCTTAAATTCTACTTGTTATTCACGGATAGAGCTATATGTTATTTGCAGCCATCTTCTTCAGTGGCCAACATTGATGAGTGGAGGTGGAAACTTAGCATGCTCTTGCGGAGCAGTGATGAACAAGAAATTGTTTCTCGAGACAAAAGAGATCGACGCGATTATGAACAGATCTCCAACCTTGCAAGAAGAATGGGGCTTTACAGGTAGTCGAGTGCTACTCTTTCCTGCATTCTACCTCTCCCTTGCTTTAACAGGTAGACTTCTTCTAGTGTAAAACTTGCTCATTCATTCCATGCTTTTTTCCACCCAACGTGCATAGTGAGCTCTACGGGAAAGTGGTGGTGGCCAGCAAGGTTCCTCTGCCAAATTACAGGCCTGATCTTGATGATAAGCGGCCGCAAAGAGAGGTGATAGCTAGTAGTATCCAATTTTGTGTGTTGTACTTCTGACAGGTAGTTAATCTGCTCTGTGAGAGTGGTGTTCTATTGTTTTGCCATGCGTGTTGCAGGTGGTGATCCCTCTTAGTTTGCAGAGGAGAGTCGAGGGTCTCGTCCAGGAGCACCTTGATAGGATGATGCTGACATCTGACAAAGTTGGTGATAACTCGCAGCATAATGCTGTAGCTGAAAATACTGAGGACATTAAAATGGATGATAACCAAGAATCTTTGATTGATGGGTCAGTTATGGAGAAAATTCTTGAGAGAAAGAGTTGGCGTTTGCGGAATCTGCAAAGAGCCTGGCAGGTTGACTATTTGTTATATGCTGCTTGTTGACATTAAGCCTATCTATATAAAAGTGCACTCCATAAAGCAAGTGTGAAAAATCTCAGCCGATGACTCATGTAGTTGTGATATCTTTAGATCATAGAGGAAGTATTAGATGACAAAAGTTTGTATATCCAAATATTTTGTACGAATGGtaaaatttttactttcagATCTTGAGTCAGCTTGTGCTTTTTTGATACTGTAGGGTTGTTTTGCTTCACCTATAAAGTGTTATTGGTATTCCTTCATATTATTGTTTATCTGATGACTGATTGAATCCATAATTTGATCAGGAATCTCCTGAAGGTGTCAAGATGCTTAAATTCAGGAGATCACTTCCAGCGTTCAAGGAAAAGGAGCGACTCCTGTCTGCCATTGCTCGTAATCAGGTCTTAATTTTTACATATGTTTTTCCGTTATCTTTCTATATATGCTACTTGCATCTAATGCCTCTGTTGTGTTGGTCAAAACGAACATCTGGCTCTTTAAGATGATGCACAGATGGCTTGTTCGGCCTCCCCAAAGCTTCTGTAGAAAGTGAGAATTAAATTTGTCTCTTTCCttgtaatatttaattttattcactGACAGATCATAGTTATCTCTGGGGAGACTGGATGTGGCAAAACAACTCAACTGCCGCAGTATGTGTTAGAATCTGAGATAGAGTCTGGTCGTGGGGCATTCTGTAATATCATCTGTACACAGCCACGGAGAATATCTGCTATGGCAGTTGCAGAGAGAGTTTCTACTGAAAGAGGCGACAATCTTGGTGAATCAGTAAGATTCTTGTGAATAATTATCCTTGTTTCCTTACTATATTCTAACTTCTCAAATATAGTAGCTCTTTTCTAGAATGTTTGTTACAATTTcgatacaatggtagtctctttGATAGGTTGGTTACAAAGTTAGGTTGGAGGGAATGAAGGGAAAAAATACGCATCTGCTGTTTTGTACTAGTGGCATTCTGCTTAGAAGATTGCTTGGGGACCGTAATCTTAATGGTGTAACTCATGTTTTCGTTGACGAAATTCATGAAAGAGGCATGAATGAAGGTGCTTTTCTTAACTCTGGATAATTTGTTTGCCTTATTAGAGGGCCTCTGAGTACAACCTACTCTTTGGCAGGTACTTGGTACTTACACAGCTATAACATTCTGCAGATTTTTTGTTGATTGTGTTAAAAGATCTTCTCTCGCGTCGACGGGATTTGAGATTGATTCTGATGAGTGCCACTTTAAATGCTGAATTGTTTTCAAGTTATTTTGGAGGGGCTCCTATGATACATATTCCAGtaagttctttttctttttcaatttacatAGATTTGGCATGTCTTTGCCATGTGTTCTGTCCTTCTATTACCACACTATGTTCATCGATACTATCGCTTTGACGCTTTATTGACTGGGAGTTCtttgggattttatttctcttctttaTTGTTATTTTACTCATTGCTGCAATTACTATACAATCGTAGGTGCTTTTTCTTGAtttcgatatatatatttatgaataaGATTGTCTTGGTTATCTTAAATTAGTTGCTATTTTCTACAGTTCTCGACATTGAAAGTTCGAGGGTTTAATTCTTTCCTGTTTTTTAATCATTCACTGATATCTTGGCTAATTATTTTGATCCCCAACTTCCTAGTCCTCAGCATCAGGAAATTGGTTCATAGTTCTTTTGAGAAAGCTTTTGTATAGAGGTTATACCATAGTCGTGAAGTATCTATTATTGGAGCCTTTTACAgagcaaatattttataatgtCCATTGGTATGCATTATCAGTAAATGAAACTACATTCTCTTTTCAATGTCAGATCATAAAGAATAGTTCAAAATATGTTTCACATTTGAATACTTGTGTTCTTGAAAGAGGGGCTGTACTTAGCATTTGAAGCAAATGCAAAGTTGGTAGATTAGCTTACCAGTCTGTGTTTAAGGTTACATTGCATGCTTATTTCAGGGCTTTACATACCCAGTAAGGGAACATTTTTTAGAAGATATATTGGAGAAGACGGGATACAAGTTAACTTCCTCCAACCAACTAGATGATTATGGTCAAGATAAATTTTGGAAAACTCAGAGGCAATTGATGCCCCGAAAGAGGAAAAACCAGATCACCACTCTTGTTGAGGTGATATTTCATCACCATTTAGACCAAATAAttccatttttattttggtaaatAGCTGCAGTGATTTTTGCTTTAACTATGCAGGATGCTCTTAAAAACTCGAGCTTTGAGAGCTACAGTTCTAGGACACGTGATTCGTTGGCGAGTTGGAACCCTGATTGCATGGGGTTTAATCTTATTGAGGCTGTTCTTTGCCACATATGTAGGAAAGAGAGGCCAGGTGCTGTCTTAGTTTTTATGACGGGGTGGGATGATATTAGCTGTGTGAGAGATCAGCTAAAAGCACATCCACTGCTTGGAGATCCTAACAGGGTTCTGCTGCTTACATGTCATGGATCAATGGCTACTTCCGAGCAGGTAATTGCTGCAGTTCTGTCTCCCTTGTAATTTGTTTGCAGTTGTTCTTTCACTGCAGTAAGTGTATTAATTACTTAACCATTGGGGTTATCCCTTTTCTGCCTTTGGATACAGTTTCTTGTTAATGCAACgagcaaaatttgaattttcttaTATATGCTTCGAAACTTTACAACTTATCTTCGGTGCACATCTGTTTTAACATCTGCTATATggttaaaacttaaaaggaaTTTATTAAAGGGTTTTCATTGGTGTAGGTAATTATTCTCTGAATAATAGGTCACACCTTTGCCCGTAATGTGACCTTGTAAAGCATGTTTTAAACTTGTGACATGTCCATGTAATACACAGTGATTTAGTTTTACATATGTTCATGATGAGACCCTCTCATATGCCTGTGATTCTGTCTAAATTTGATGTTGCATAgggatatacatatatacaagaAAGACACTGTCTTTGTGTTTGTCTCTTATATGTGGATGCTAATTGATGCGTTTATGTTTTTTGTTCTAATGATTTAAGGATGCTTTTTGATGTTACAGAAACTTATATTTGAGAAGCCACCGCCTAATGTAAGAAAGATAGTCCTTGCTACAAACATGGCAGAAGCAAGTATTACAATTAATGATATTGTTTTTGTGGTGGACTGTGGGAAAGCAAAGGAGACCACCTATGATGCTTTAAACAATACTCCTTGTTTGCTCCCGTCCTGGGTTTCTAAAGCTTCTGCACGCCAGGTAAATTAAGTTGTGCTCTTTTATTAACTCACTCACTGATTTACATTACAGCAGTATTCTTGTTTAGCTTGTTATGTTTGTAAATGTTTAGGTGTTATGTTTGCTTGTCTTGATTACCTTTGCTCTATATACACGACTATACTTTCAATATTAGCTTTCACAATCTAACTTTAATGTCAGCCCACTCAAATCAATCTCCATCCTACataaaaagctcaaaactatTAAAGATACAAGAAGTTGAACTCTTTGGGTACCCGCTAAGTATAcattaaacaattaaaaaaaactgaACGGTACATAAGGTGTTTTTATTCCAAATAGATGCAACAGCCTCTAAACATTTACTTGTAGATCATCATGATTGATATTTGCCCTAAGACATGGGAAACCTGTATATTGGAACTAATAAAGACATGCCTTACCTTTTTCCTTTGTTACTTGTTCAGAGAAGAGGCAGGGCTGGTCGTGTGCAACCTGGAGAGTGCTATCACCTCTATCCAAGATGTGTATATGATGCCTTTGCAGATTATCAGCTTCCAGAGCTTCTTAGAACTCCTCTCAACTCTCTATGCTTGCAGATAAAGAGTTTGCAGCTTGGTAGCATAGGGGAGTTCCTCTCGGCTGCTTTGCAGCCCCCCAAGCCCCTTGCTGTAAGTAATCTTGACCAGTTCAATTGCTCAAATTTGACATATTGACACTTCTTTTTATTGATTATTGTTATTCtgcctaatattttttttgttttcccatttttcttttcatacTTCCGAAGTTGAATATGTTGTGTTACAGTATATAGTTCTATTGACCGGACAATAATGTCATAGGTTAATTGGGCATAAGTTGTTTGtcttttttgtgaattttcaaaattaacaaGTTTTTAATTCCCACTAATTGAGCAACTGTAGTTCTTTGTATGTAAGGTCCTTGATTCCAAATATTTGCTCTGTTGGATCTTGATCTTTTTGTTGTTATGAGTTCGTGGATTGCATCGTTGTAGTAGTAATTAAAAGCGATAGATGGATTACAGCACAAGTCATATAGTTGCTTTCTTGCTTGTCCCCAAATTTATGTATTTGTTGTATCATTCATTTAAATTGCAGTACTTCTAAAAATTATGTTGGTGCTTTCATGATACTGAGAATCTGAAAATATGTAGGTCCAAAATGCAGTTGAGTTCCTGAAAATGATTGGAGCATTAGATGAGAATGAGAATCTCACAAATCTTGGTACGCCTTATATTTCAGTTGCATGACAGCATGCAGGAGAGGGACCTAAGCTTGATTACTGCTTTTCTTGTATACTTTTCTAGTACAATAAAGTGCTGAATTTGTAGGCTTGTGGGTTTCTCTTTCTTTGTAGGGCGATATCTTTCAATGCTTCCAGTTGATCCAAAGTTAGGAAAAATGCTTATAATGGGTGCTGTTTTCCGTTGTCTTGATCCAATTCTCACTGTGGTTTCTGGATTGAGCGTCCGGGACCCTTTCCTGTTGCCCCAAGACAAGAAAGATGTAAGGAACATTGCTGTTAGTTCCAAAAGGAAATAGAAagttttatattgaaaatttattccTCTTCAAAACTAAGTGGGACTTGCATCTgttcaaaatttttctctttgttgaTGATAACACTTTGCCTAGTAAGTAACTGTGCATTATGAACAAATTTGTTTGACTCTTTGCATTTATTAATAGTTGGCAGGAACAGCAAAGTCAAGATTCTCTGCAAAAGACTACAGTGATCACATGGCCCTCGTCCGTGCATATGAAGGATGGAAAACTGCAGAAAGGGAAGGCTCTTCTTACGAGTACTGCTGGAGAAATTTCCTTTCTGCTCAAACTCTCCAAGCAATCCACTCTCTTAGAAAACAATTCAATTTCATTCTAAAAGATGCCGGTCTAGTAGATGCTGAACCTAGCATGAGCAATAGCTTGAGTCATAACCAATCATTAGTTCGTGGTATTGTATGCTCTGGGCTCTTTCCTGGGATAACTTCTGTTGTGGTAAGCTATTAAAAACATTTCTTGTAAATTTTCATGTGGTTTTTTGTTTATGCGCATTGCGCAGCCcatttattttgaacttttatcttttgtaGCATAGAGAAAATTCCATGTCTTTCAAAACCATGGATGATGGCCAGGTCCTGCTTTATGCTGTAAGTTCATAATGCGAACTCAAAACCTTTCTTTGCCTTAGCATTCTTTTGTGCATTATTGctcgaaaagagaaaaatacagCATATTGATGTATACCTTTGATATGTGGCATCAGAACTCGGTGAATGCAAAATACCAGACAATTCCCTATCCATGGTTAGTGTTTGCTGAGAAGGTCAAAGTCAATACCGTGTTCATCCGTGATTCAACTGGTGTATCTGATTCAATATTGATACTATTTGGTGGCACCCTTACTAAAGGCAACATGGTATagcttgatcttcttctttatGAATTTATTGTTTTGCATCAGATAAGCTGACCTTGTATGCTCTTGAGTTTTAGGCGGGCCATTTGAAGATGCTAGGTGGCTACATTGATTTCTTTATGGACCCAAGTTTGGCAGAGTGCTATCTAAACCTGAAGGAGGAAGTGGATAAACTTGTTCAAAAGAAGGTGAAATTCTTGGAATGTCTTAATTATTATGCTTATGCAGTACAGAGGGACATTTCATCATTAAGTTTGTGAAtactttcaaaataaaaataatcaaaagagaaTAA includes:
- the LOC109705719 gene encoding DExH-box ATP-dependent RNA helicase DExH5, mitochondrial-like — encoded protein: MHIPGSGLGFLLRLHRSAAAPPLDRKHGALASLFGSFISSSNGRGQICGRFRSAERRGFCGYALEQFSDDEYECEYETHKPSSSVANIDEWRWKLSMLLRSSDEQEIVSRDKRDRRDYEQISNLARRMGLYSELYGKVVVASKVPLPNYRPDLDDKRPQREVVIPLSLQRRVEGLVQEHLDRMMLTSDKVGDNSQHNAVAENTEDIKMDDNQESLIDGSVMEKILERKSWRLRNLQRAWQESPEGVKMLKFRRSLPAFKEKERLLSAIARNQIIVISGETGCGKTTQLPQYVLESEIESGRGAFCNIICTQPRRISAMAVAERVSTERGDNLGESVGYKVRLEGMKGKNTHLLFCTSGILLRRLLGDRNLNGVTHVFVDEIHERGMNEDFLLIVLKDLLSRRRDLRLILMSATLNAELFSSYFGGAPMIHIPGFTYPVREHFLEDILEKTGYKLTSSNQLDDYGQDKFWKTQRQLMPRKRKNQITTLVEDALKNSSFESYSSRTRDSLASWNPDCMGFNLIEAVLCHICRKERPGAVLVFMTGWDDISCVRDQLKAHPLLGDPNRVLLLTCHGSMATSEQKLIFEKPPPNVRKIVLATNMAEASITINDIVFVVDCGKAKETTYDALNNTPCLLPSWVSKASARQRRGRAGRVQPGECYHLYPRCVYDAFADYQLPELLRTPLNSLCLQIKSLQLGSIGEFLSAALQPPKPLAVQNAVEFLKMIGALDENENLTNLGRYLSMLPVDPKLGKMLIMGAVFRCLDPILTVVSGLSVRDPFLLPQDKKDLAGTAKSRFSAKDYSDHMALVRAYEGWKTAEREGSSYEYCWRNFLSAQTLQAIHSLRKQFNFILKDAGLVDAEPSMSNSLSHNQSLVRGIVCSGLFPGITSVVHRENSMSFKTMDDGQVLLYANSVNAKYQTIPYPWLVFAEKVKVNTVFIRDSTGVSDSILILFGGTLTKGNMAGHLKMLGGYIDFFMDPSLAECYLNLKEEVDKLVQKKLQDPSLDIHKEGKYLLFAVQELVAGDLCEGRFVFGRETSRARVSNTENNNKSNIVKDRTNPKSLLQTLLMRAGHSPPKYKTKHLKTNEFRAIVEFKGMQFVGKPKRNKQLAERDAAIEALGWLTHTSDSSKQYENDDDDSPLDLTDNMLKLLSRPRRRSRRH
- the LOC109705723 gene encoding binding partner of ACD11 1-like isoform X1 encodes the protein MELRTVRVGNISDLAGEREIREFFSFSGDIEYVEIQSGDVGNGRTAYVTFRDPKALEIALLLSGATIVDRIVTITPAENYIYIPIVEGRSMVNEVTSSTSTGNFVPTVEVETSPSGGRIYVSKAHDVVTSMLARGSAIGQDAVNRAKAFDEKHRWTASASAKVTSFDRRVGLSEKISVGISVVNEKVKSVDQRLHVSDKTIVAITVAERKLNDTGTAVKTNRYVTAGTTWLNGTFRKVAKASHAASTKTREKFQLAVSNLTAKDPAVAA
- the LOC109705723 gene encoding binding partner of ACD11 1-like isoform X2; its protein translation is MLRSKVVMWEMGGLLMLHLEIRKHLRSHCCCRVKKCSFIVSRLEKLLVQQFAALVKGATIVDRIVTITPAENYIYIPIVEGRSMVNEVTSSTSTGNFVPTVEVETSPSGGRIYVSKAHDVVTSMLARGSAIGQDAVNRAKAFDEKHRWTASASAKVTSFDRRVGLSEKISVGISVVNEKVKSVDQRLHVSDKTIVAITVAERKLNDTGTAVKTNRYVTAGTTWLNGTFRKVAKASHAASTKTREKFQLAVSNLTAKDPAVAA